A stretch of the Musa acuminata AAA Group cultivar baxijiao chromosome BXJ2-7, Cavendish_Baxijiao_AAA, whole genome shotgun sequence genome encodes the following:
- the LOC103972728 gene encoding pectinesterase: protein MAMLSAHLFSLFLLLVVMGVTGSGDPILSCSQTPYPQVCSSLVSGVPLFAQSETQSGFRDLLLQATLDRTLLAHKHASAMNLAPLDEPAKAAWADCLELFEDTIGHLNRSLGHSSSAEDAQTWLSAAMANQQTCKNGFGELGTSFPFTSSLFMANNISESLSNSLAVNNAMPRGKAPGNRRLLSQGFPGWVKAADRKLLQSSSSTIKANLVVAKDGSGDYKTISEAVAASAKLRSGTSRFVILVKSGIYNENVVITNSMKNIMMIGDGMDATVVTGSKNVQDGSTTFRSATFAVSGGGFIARDMTFQNTAGPQKHQAVAFRSGSDLSVFYRCSFKGYQDTLYVYSQRQFYRNCDIYGTVDFIFGDAVVVFQSCNIYVRKPMSGQQNTVTAQGRTDPNENTGISIHNSIVTAASDLRPVQGSFKTYLGRPWQKYSRTVIMKTSLDSLINPAGWLEWSGSFGLSTLYYAEYMNTGAGADTSKRVNWPGYHVIASSSEASKFTVGGFLSGDSWIPATGVPFSFGL from the exons ATGGCCATGCTTTCAGCACATTTATTCTCCCTGTTTCTCCTGTTGGTGGTCATGGGGGTTACCGGTAGTGGTGATCCGATACTATCATGTAGCCAAACACCTTACCCTCAGGTCTGCAGTTCATTGGTCAGCGGTGTCCCTCTCTTCGCGCAATCCGAAACCCAGTCAGGTTTTCGTGACCTACTCCTCCAGGCCACCTTGGACCGCACCCTGCTCGCCCACAAGCATGCATCAGCCATGAACCTCGCGCCGCTCGATGAGCCGGCCAAGGCCGCGTGGGCTGATTGCTTGGAGCTGTTTGAGGACACCATCGGCCATCTCAACCGCTCCCTGGGACACTCTTCGTCTGCCGAAGATGCTCAAACGTGGCTGAGTGCCGCGATGGCTAACCAACAGACGTGCAAAAATGGCTTCGGCGAGCTGGGAACTTCGTTCCCCTTCACATCCTCACTTTTCATGGCCAACAACATATCGGAGTCGCTTAGCAACTCGCTTGCCGTCAACAACGCGATGCCACGGGGCAAGGCACCGGGCAATCGCCGTTTGCTCTCCCAGGGGTTCCCAGGGTGGGTGAAAGCGGCGGATCGCAAGCTTCTTCAGTCGTCGAGCTCGACGATAAAAGCCAATCTGGTAGTGGCTAAAGATGGTTCCGGCGACTACAAGACCATCTCAGAAGCTGTCGCGGCTTCTGCAAAGCTAAGGAGTGGAACGTCAAGGTTCGTGATCCTTGTGAAATCTGGTATATACAACGAGAACGTAGTGATCACCAACTCCATGAAGAACATAATGATGATTGGAGACGGAATGGATGCCACCGTAGTCACAGGTAGCAAGAACGTTCAAGATGGCTCCACAACGTTCCGCTCTGCTACTTTCG CTGTCTCCGGTGGCGGTTTCATAGCACGGGACATGACCTTCCAGAACACGGCAGGACCCCAGAAACATCAGGCGGTCGCATTCCGTTCGGGGTCGGACCTCTCAGTGTTCTACCGCTGTAGCTTCAAAGGCTACCAAGACACTCTCTACGTGTACTCACAGCGACAATTCTACCGCAATTGTGACATATACGGCACCGTCGACTTCATCTTCGGCGACGCCGTCGTTGTATTCCAGAGCTGCAACATTTACGTGCGGAAGCCAATGAGCGGCCAGCAGAACACCGTCACTGCCCAAGGCCGAACCGACCCCAACGAGAACACCGGCATATCGATTCATAATTCTATAGTGACTGCGGCATCGGACCTCAGGCCAGTGCAGGGCTCGTTCAAGACATATCTCGGCAGGCCGTGGCAGAAGTACTCCAGGACAGTTATCATGAAGACATCGCTGGACAGCCTAATTAATCCGGCCGGGTGGCTGGAGTGGAGCGGGAGCTTTGGTTTGAGTACCTTGTATTATGCGGAGTACATGAACACGGGTGCAGGCGCTGACACCAGCAAGCGGGTGAATTGGCCAGGCTACCATGTCATAGCGAGTTCGTCAGAAGCCAGCAAATTCACCGTGGGAGGCTTCTTGTCCGGTGACTCGTGGATTCCGGCCACTGGGGTCCCTTTCAGTTTCGGCCTCTGA